A single region of the Halanaerobiales bacterium genome encodes:
- the pepF gene encoding oligoendopeptidase F, with protein sequence MAEEMLTRAEVEQDLTWNLNDIFSSEEEYKKMVEDAKDLAAEIEEEFKGNLNSAENINTCLDKLRNLYEMVVLTGNYASLAVAVDQTNEENQKRQMKQGNISSEIESKMSFIESEIIQLDEEIIKKAMEKSEENRGYLKEILRGKEYVLPPSAEKVLAALSNTLDAPYKIYNQAKLADMDFGKFEVDGEEYPLSFVLFEGEWEFEEDTKLRRKAFKKFSNTLRKYQNTIATNYQTQVQKEKTIADQRGHDSVIDYLLFDQEVDKELYNRQIDLIMEKLAPHMRKYAKLLQRIHGLDEMTFADLKLSVDSDFEPEITINEAKNHIKDALSVMGDDYLEMVENAFDERWIDFVQNKGKSTGAFCSTPYGKHPYVLISWTAQMREAFVLAHELGHAGHFYLAQQNQNIFDTRPSLYFIEAPSTMNEMLMTNYLMDTVEDKRMKRWVLSTLLSRTYYHNFVTHLLEAHYQRKVYQIIEDGGSVQAPTLNKLKRDTLEEFWGDAAHINEGAELTWMRQPHYYMGLYPYTYSAGLTISTEASKRIKEEGQEAVDDWREVLKAGGTKKPVELAKMAGVDITTEKPLLNTIDYIGEIIDEIIELTEEIDGV encoded by the coding sequence ATGGCAGAAGAAATGTTAACAAGAGCAGAAGTGGAGCAGGATTTAACCTGGAATCTTAATGATATTTTTAGTAGTGAAGAAGAATATAAAAAAATGGTAGAAGATGCAAAAGATTTAGCAGCAGAAATTGAAGAAGAATTTAAAGGCAATCTCAATTCAGCAGAAAATATTAATACCTGTTTGGACAAATTAAGAAATTTATATGAAATGGTAGTTCTTACTGGAAATTATGCTTCTCTAGCTGTTGCAGTTGATCAGACTAATGAAGAAAACCAAAAAAGACAGATGAAACAGGGAAATATATCATCAGAAATTGAAAGCAAAATGTCTTTTATAGAATCAGAGATTATTCAACTTGATGAAGAAATTATAAAAAAAGCTATGGAAAAATCTGAAGAGAATAGAGGTTATTTAAAGGAAATTCTGAGAGGAAAAGAATATGTATTACCTCCCTCAGCTGAAAAAGTACTGGCAGCTTTATCTAATACTTTAGATGCTCCATATAAAATATATAATCAGGCAAAATTGGCAGATATGGATTTTGGCAAATTTGAAGTAGATGGAGAGGAATACCCTTTATCTTTTGTTCTTTTTGAAGGGGAATGGGAGTTTGAAGAAGATACAAAATTAAGAAGAAAAGCTTTTAAGAAATTTTCCAATACTTTAAGAAAATATCAAAATACGATTGCTACTAATTACCAGACTCAGGTTCAAAAAGAAAAGACTATAGCAGATCAGCGAGGTCATGATTCTGTTATAGATTATCTTCTTTTTGATCAGGAAGTTGATAAAGAATTATACAATAGACAGATTGATCTTATTATGGAAAAATTGGCACCTCATATGCGTAAATACGCTAAGTTATTACAGAGGATTCACGGTTTGGATGAGATGACTTTTGCTGATCTAAAACTGAGTGTTGATTCTGATTTTGAACCTGAAATCACTATTAATGAAGCTAAAAATCATATAAAAGATGCACTCTCGGTAATGGGTGATGACTATCTGGAAATGGTAGAGAATGCTTTTGACGAGAGATGGATTGATTTTGTTCAAAATAAAGGTAAATCAACAGGAGCTTTTTGTTCTACTCCTTATGGTAAACATCCTTATGTATTGATTTCCTGGACAGCCCAGATGAGAGAGGCCTTTGTACTTGCTCATGAATTAGGTCATGCCGGTCATTTTTATCTGGCCCAGCAAAATCAAAATATTTTTGATACCAGACCATCACTTTATTTCATAGAAGCACCTTCAACAATGAATGAAATGTTAATGACTAATTATTTAATGGATACAGTAGAGGATAAAAGAATGAAAAGATGGGTTTTATCAACTCTTTTAAGTCGTACTTATTATCATAATTTTGTTACTCATTTATTGGAAGCTCATTATCAAAGAAAAGTATATCAGATAATTGAGGATGGAGGAAGTGTTCAGGCTCCAACTTTAAACAAGCTAAAAAGAGATACTTTAGAAGAGTTCTGGGGAGATGCTGCCCATATTAATGAAGGAGCAGAACTTACCTGGATGAGACAGCCGCACTATTATATGGGACTTTATCCTTATACCTATAGTGCCGGACTTACTATTTCCACTGAAGCAAGTAAAAGGATAAAAGAAGAGGGACAGGAAGCTGTAGATGATTGGCGTGAAGTTCTTAAAGCAGGAGGTACCAAAAAACCGGTCGAATTAGCTAAGATGGCCGGGGTAGATATCACAACTGAAAAACCTCTTTTAAATACAATAGATTATATTGGTGAAATTATAGATGAGATTATTGAGTTAACTGAAGAGATAGATGGAGTTTAA
- a CDS encoding metallophosphoesterase, producing the protein MYFFIILSIIIIAKVWVLYHHTTKVKVENVNLKSEKIANQISILQLSDFHFDGKGKLEKNIKSKLKEIEYNLVVLTGDYLNDVDKIDEFISFINELEFTPKVYAVSGNHDYQRNIEEIKNKFEKENITFLENESTKISINGNEINLIGVGSPDGGHDYLDKAVKGIDLSDGYNVLLSHTYHIIDSIKNYDIDLVLAGDTHGGQIIYPLIGKLLLNKLFETKYLRGKYEIGNTILYVNRGLGTSLLPFRFNSYPEITRFKIKN; encoded by the coding sequence ATGTACTTTTTTATTATTTTATCTATAATTATTATCGCAAAAGTATGGGTATTATATCATCATACTACTAAAGTTAAAGTTGAAAATGTTAATCTAAAATCTGAAAAAATAGCAAATCAAATATCTATTTTACAATTATCTGATTTTCATTTTGATGGTAAAGGTAAGTTAGAAAAAAACATTAAAAGTAAACTAAAAGAAATAGAATATAATTTAGTTGTTTTAACAGGTGATTATCTTAACGATGTTGATAAAATTGATGAATTTATTAGCTTTATAAATGAATTAGAGTTTACTCCTAAAGTATATGCAGTTTCAGGAAACCATGATTATCAAAGAAATATTGAAGAAATAAAAAATAAATTTGAAAAAGAAAATATAACTTTTCTGGAAAATGAAAGTACAAAAATATCTATAAATGGAAATGAAATTAATCTTATAGGAGTAGGAAGTCCTGATGGAGGTCATGATTATTTAGATAAGGCAGTAAAAGGGATTGACCTGTCTGATGGTTATAATGTTTTGCTTTCTCATACCTATCATATTATTGATTCAATTAAAAATTATGATATTGATTTAGTATTAGCTGGAGATACTCATGGTGGTCAGATAATCTATCCCTTGATCGGTAAACTGTTATTAAATAAACTTTTTGAAACAAAATATTTAAGAGGTAAATATGAGATAGGAAATACTATCCTCTATGTTAATCGAGGTTTGGGAACCAGTTTACTTCCTTTCCGCTTTAATTCTTATCCAGAGATTACTCGATTTAAGATAAAAAATTAA
- a CDS encoding oleate hydratase has translation MELKTHDDRLKLTNGRLHSLVDARKPEGIEDKKAYLVGTGIASLAAGCFLIRDAQMDGNDITFLEKLDVPGGSLDGQFLQNKGYVARGGREMENHFEVLWNLFSTLPSTEDPDQTVLERLYYQNYDDPNYSNCRITHNRGERYDNGKLNLSPELAKELIDFVLIPDEKLENKAIEDVLSDKLLNSDFWTYWRTMFAFQNWNSALEMKLYMNRFIHHLDGLPDLSMLMFSEHDQYTSFVKPMVKYLKDQGANFKYGVTVDNVEFSISDDKKFAKKIVARDKDNNDMSIDLSEDDLVFVTNGSMTEDSGYGDDNTPAPFKKEAKDEGIWNLWKNIAEQSDDFGNPEKFCSQPEKSNWESCTVTCHNEQVPEYIEEITGRSPYNGGTVTGGIVTARDSSWLMSWTVNRQPQYYGQPEDDIVVWLYSLFTDVPGDYIKKPMKDCTGNEITKEWLYHLGVPEDEIDELAETCSAIPVMMPYITSHFMPREFGDRPYVVPKNAVNFAFLGQFAETLDEPARDTVFTIEYSGRTAMEAVYVLTGVEKGVPEVFGSRYDIRYLLNAVKVLFEGEKPELDLSDLEKRKIKNKIEGTEIEKILKEYKLI, from the coding sequence ATGGAATTAAAAACACATGATGACAGATTAAAACTTACAAATGGAAGACTTCATTCTTTAGTAGATGCCAGAAAGCCGGAAGGAATTGAAGATAAAAAAGCATATTTAGTGGGAACAGGTATTGCTTCTTTAGCAGCAGGCTGTTTTTTAATACGTGATGCACAAATGGATGGAAATGATATTACTTTTTTGGAAAAATTGGATGTACCTGGAGGTTCTCTTGATGGACAGTTTCTTCAAAATAAAGGTTATGTAGCCCGTGGAGGACGTGAAATGGAAAACCATTTTGAAGTTTTATGGAATTTGTTTAGCACTTTACCTTCTACCGAAGATCCAGATCAGACTGTTTTAGAACGTCTTTATTATCAAAATTATGATGATCCAAACTATAGTAATTGTCGTATAACTCACAATCGGGGTGAACGTTATGATAATGGTAAATTGAATTTGAGTCCAGAATTGGCAAAAGAATTAATTGATTTTGTACTTATACCGGACGAAAAGCTTGAGAATAAAGCTATTGAGGATGTTCTTTCAGATAAACTTTTAAACAGTGATTTTTGGACCTACTGGAGAACAATGTTTGCTTTTCAAAATTGGAACAGTGCTTTAGAGATGAAACTATATATGAATCGTTTTATTCATCATCTTGATGGTTTACCTGATCTTTCAATGTTAATGTTTTCAGAACATGATCAATATACCTCATTTGTTAAACCAATGGTAAAATATTTAAAAGATCAAGGAGCTAATTTTAAATATGGAGTTACAGTTGATAATGTTGAATTTTCAATATCAGATGATAAAAAATTTGCTAAAAAAATAGTTGCCAGAGATAAAGATAATAATGATATGTCTATTGATTTATCAGAGGATGATTTAGTATTTGTCACTAATGGTTCTATGACTGAAGATTCCGGATATGGTGATGATAACACGCCAGCTCCATTTAAAAAAGAAGCAAAAGATGAAGGTATCTGGAATTTGTGGAAAAATATAGCTGAGCAGTCTGATGACTTTGGTAATCCAGAAAAATTTTGTTCTCAACCTGAAAAATCTAATTGGGAATCCTGTACGGTAACCTGTCATAATGAACAGGTACCTGAATACATTGAAGAGATTACAGGGCGTTCTCCTTATAATGGCGGTACTGTTACAGGTGGAATAGTCACAGCTCGTGATTCATCCTGGCTTATGAGCTGGACAGTAAATCGTCAGCCACAGTATTATGGTCAACCTGAAGATGATATTGTAGTCTGGTTATATAGTTTATTTACAGATGTTCCTGGAGATTATATTAAAAAGCCAATGAAAGATTGTACAGGTAATGAGATCACTAAAGAATGGTTATATCATCTGGGGGTTCCTGAAGATGAAATTGATGAACTGGCAGAAACTTGTTCAGCAATTCCGGTTATGATGCCCTATATAACCTCACATTTCATGCCCCGCGAATTTGGAGATCGTCCTTATGTGGTTCCTAAAAATGCAGTTAATTTTGCCTTTTTAGGTCAATTTGCCGAAACATTGGATGAACCTGCTCGAGATACTGTTTTTACTATTGAATATTCTGGTAGAACAGCTATGGAGGCAGTCTATGTTTTAACTGGAGTTGAAAAGGGAGTACCTGAAGTGTTTGGCTCAAGATATGATATTCGTTATTTGTTAAATGCAGTAAAAGTTTTATTTGAAGGAGAAAAACCAGAACTTGATCTTTCAGACTTAGAAAAAAGAAAAATAAAAAATAAAATAGAAGGAACCGAAATAGAAAAAATACTTAAAGAATATAAACTTATCTAA
- a CDS encoding TetR/AcrR family transcriptional regulator C-terminal domain-containing protein, translated as MAKQYTKNLIREIFIEMLNKKPLDKITVTDIAEKCEINRNTFYYHYKDIYEILSEIFQTELQKVIDEYNDTLSWEESFLLAAEFALENKKAIYHIYNSIRREELEDYIYNVSGNIMTRYVQKKSEDIPAAEGDKNLIATFYQSALTEMVLRWIEGGMEEDTEIIIKRIGKLFNGNIALSLKRSVDLENIWQKDEREFF; from the coding sequence ATGGCTAAACAATATACTAAAAATTTAATTCGTGAAATATTTATAGAAATGTTGAACAAAAAACCACTTGATAAAATAACAGTAACAGATATAGCTGAAAAATGTGAAATTAATAGAAATACTTTTTATTATCACTATAAAGATATATATGAAATTTTATCTGAGATTTTTCAAACTGAGCTACAAAAAGTTATTGATGAATATAATGATACACTTTCCTGGGAAGAAAGTTTTCTTCTGGCAGCTGAATTTGCTTTAGAAAATAAAAAGGCTATTTATCATATATATAATTCTATACGTAGAGAAGAATTAGAAGATTATATATATAATGTATCTGGAAATATTATGACTCGTTATGTTCAGAAAAAAAGTGAAGATATTCCAGCAGCTGAAGGTGATAAAAATTTGATAGCCACTTTCTATCAAAGTGCTTTAACAGAAATGGTTTTAAGGTGGATTGAAGGTGGAATGGAAGAAGATACTGAAATTATAATTAAAAGAATAGGCAAGTTATTTAATGGTAATATTGCCTTATCCCTAAAAAGAAGTGTTGATTTAGAAAATATCTGGCAAAAAGATGAGAGGGAGTTTTTCTAA
- a CDS encoding DUF368 domain-containing protein yields the protein MNILRNKLIEQLNKFWKGLVVGLVIITPISGGTMLLVLNLYEDMMKDIASFKIFRWFTFGGGSILGIFLSGRIFATLFESYTLVILGFLLGCILASIKAVLGDDFKLTFKRGAVLAIGLTGGLFLAGLSDFGVVSHIPPNNFSLLIGGALSSAAMIIPGVPGGTILILMGIYGDMIAAIANLELLVLTIFFIGALLGIFGLSNLFSRLYKRYNSGLSWFFVGLILGSIRMIIPSNFDNPLVFIFSAIIGFIIIWHSN from the coding sequence GTGAATATACTAAGAAATAAGCTTATAGAACAATTAAATAAATTTTGGAAAGGGCTGGTAGTTGGACTTGTTATAATAACTCCCATAAGTGGGGGGACAATGTTATTAGTTCTTAATTTATATGAAGATATGATGAAAGATATAGCCAGTTTTAAAATATTTCGCTGGTTTACTTTTGGGGGAGGCTCAATTTTAGGAATTTTCCTCAGTGGGAGAATTTTTGCCACTTTATTTGAATCATATACTTTAGTAATTTTAGGATTTTTATTGGGGTGCATTTTAGCTTCTATAAAAGCTGTTTTAGGTGATGATTTTAAATTGACTTTTAAACGAGGAGCAGTTTTAGCAATAGGTTTAACTGGGGGATTATTTTTAGCAGGACTTTCTGATTTTGGGGTAGTAAGTCATATACCTCCTAATAATTTTTCACTTTTAATAGGTGGAGCTCTATCCAGTGCAGCAATGATTATTCCTGGTGTTCCAGGAGGGACTATCCTTATTTTAATGGGGATTTATGGTGATATGATAGCTGCTATTGCTAATCTTGAACTGCTGGTACTTACTATATTTTTTATAGGAGCACTTTTAGGTATTTTTGGTTTATCAAATCTTTTTTCCAGATTATATAAAAGATATAATTCTGGTTTGAGTTGGTTTTTTGTTGGTCTTATCCTGGGATCTATTCGCATGATAATACCGTCTAATTTTGACAATCCTTTAGTCTTTATTTTTTCGGCAATTATAGGGTTTATCATTATTTGGCATTCAAATTAA